A part of Paenibacillus sp. IHBB 10380 genomic DNA contains:
- a CDS encoding toxic anion resistance protein has product MSTQIIELKKEDEQKVIQEASEIIQKVSQADTLSLDTLMDEVGKLGAKTQEKAGQALTQLDRPVNELMSGKSDKVSNLILSLRNECESLQQSKNVGFFGKLVRKSPIKNYVYKYQSVKTNIDAIVAGLRSGKDTLEEDIISMRVLKRSSLEEIYNLQYKIAMGNKLKELFEIEINNPENESRKTYLERGLRKVVTRIMSMTEDIMLFNQAIAATDIVNDTNDKLIDSVNNAVYKAANLIKISALITLAIENQIKVANAVESVNSTIENTFKDNAAMLKTTTEKSAELLKKPAMSLEAVNQAMSDLMIALDTSEKSNRDIIASCNELTPKLTAINQQMTKRLGLEAGTQTTGIQETAATSELSNILY; this is encoded by the coding sequence ATGTCTACACAGATCATTGAATTGAAAAAGGAAGATGAGCAGAAGGTTATTCAAGAAGCGTCAGAAATCATTCAGAAGGTTTCTCAGGCAGATACATTATCATTAGATACCCTAATGGACGAGGTAGGGAAATTGGGAGCCAAGACACAGGAAAAGGCTGGACAAGCTCTTACACAACTAGACCGACCAGTTAACGAATTGATGTCAGGGAAATCCGATAAGGTATCAAACCTGATTCTGTCTTTGAGAAACGAGTGCGAATCCTTACAACAAAGTAAAAATGTCGGATTCTTCGGCAAACTGGTTCGTAAATCGCCTATAAAAAATTACGTGTATAAGTATCAATCCGTTAAAACGAATATTGATGCGATCGTGGCTGGACTTAGGAGCGGGAAAGATACGCTTGAGGAAGATATTATCAGCATGAGAGTATTGAAGCGTAGCTCTCTCGAAGAAATTTACAATCTCCAGTATAAAATTGCAATGGGTAATAAATTGAAAGAGCTTTTCGAAATAGAGATTAATAATCCAGAGAATGAAAGCCGCAAAACATACTTGGAACGTGGACTGAGGAAGGTCGTTACCCGAATTATGTCCATGACCGAAGACATCATGCTCTTCAACCAAGCAATTGCAGCTACTGATATTGTTAATGACACAAACGATAAATTGATAGATTCCGTAAACAATGCAGTCTATAAGGCAGCAAATCTTATTAAAATATCGGCACTAATTACACTGGCGATAGAGAATCAAATAAAGGTAGCAAATGCTGTGGAAAGTGTGAACAGTACGATAGAGAACACATTCAAAGACAATGCGGCAATGCTTAAAACTACAACGGAAAAATCAGCTGAATTGCTAAAAAAACCAGCAATGTCTTTGGAAGCTGTTAATCAGGCTATGTCTGATTTGATGATCGCGCTGGATACATCCGAGAAATCGAATCGTGACATCATTGCTTCGTGTAACGAACTTACTCCAAAACTGACAGCTATTAATCAACAAATGACAAAACGTCTTGGATTGGAAGCAGGCACACAAACTACGGGCATTCAAGAGACTGCTGCTACAAGCGAATTGAGTAATATCCTTTATTAA
- a CDS encoding ATP-grasp domain-containing protein, with protein sequence MKKNARIWFNRWFSVAYHYMNHIKNNSDGLEVELYGTHPDPKHMSLQACNHVEVEPQLDGYEYVEFCLDFCRRHQIDVFVPRLNMFHIAKHIALFEEIGTRVIVCQDVDLLEKLMDKDLFYQSVKPTGIMVVPDYHIVRNANQFKEAYEDLVNKGHKVCFKPTNLEGGLGFRIIDNERNELQDMFGAINKYLSFEEAYRILSGVEEFNDLMVMELLDGFEFSIDCLSDPAGKLLAAVPRRKAGGRLRSMENIPELLDIAQKVADTYKIPYIFNVQMKYKDGVPKLLEINPRMSGGLHVTCLTGINFPYLAVKMALGGHVELQNPQYDIIGSHVEMPMLMKDFHLKNKVLMHENL encoded by the coding sequence ATGAAGAAGAATGCACGAATTTGGTTTAATCGTTGGTTCTCTGTTGCATATCACTACATGAACCATATTAAGAATAATTCAGATGGACTTGAAGTGGAGTTGTATGGTACCCATCCGGACCCTAAACATATGTCTCTTCAGGCATGCAACCATGTAGAGGTAGAGCCGCAGTTGGACGGTTACGAATATGTGGAATTTTGTCTCGATTTCTGCCGCCGACACCAAATAGATGTCTTTGTTCCGCGCCTTAATATGTTTCATATTGCCAAGCACATCGCTTTATTCGAAGAGATTGGGACAAGGGTTATCGTATGTCAAGATGTGGATCTCCTTGAGAAGCTGATGGACAAGGACTTATTTTATCAATCTGTAAAACCAACTGGAATCATGGTTGTGCCTGATTATCACATTGTTCGAAATGCGAATCAATTCAAAGAAGCATACGAAGATCTCGTGAACAAGGGACATAAAGTGTGTTTTAAACCGACCAATTTGGAGGGTGGATTGGGCTTCCGGATAATCGACAACGAACGGAATGAGCTTCAGGATATGTTCGGCGCGATCAATAAGTATTTGTCATTTGAAGAAGCGTATCGGATACTTTCCGGTGTAGAGGAATTTAATGATTTGATGGTCATGGAACTCCTAGATGGTTTTGAGTTTAGCATAGATTGCTTATCTGATCCTGCTGGCAAACTTCTAGCAGCAGTTCCACGCCGTAAAGCTGGCGGCCGTCTTCGCTCCATGGAGAATATTCCTGAGCTTCTGGACATTGCTCAAAAAGTAGCTGATACATATAAGATACCTTATATCTTTAACGTACAGATGAAGTATAAAGACGGAGTGCCAAAACTTCTTGAAATTAATCCCAGGATGTCGGGTGGTTTGCATGTCACTTGTTTAACGGGGATAAATTTCCCTTATTTGGCAGTGAAAATGGCTCTAGGTGGCCATGTGGAACTACAAAATCCTCAATACGACATTATCGGAAGTCATGTAGAAATGCCAATGCTTATGAAAGATTTCCATTTGAAAAACAAAGTTTTAATGCATGAAAATTTGTGA